A single Polynucleobacter acidiphobus DNA region contains:
- a CDS encoding HP0495 family protein, which produces MNTNTPAESLIQYPCDFPIKVMGKAAPEFLPAVIHIAKQFDPNFQETSIEERPSRDGNYLGLTITVHVTSREQLDEIYRTLSTHPLVSVVL; this is translated from the coding sequence ATGAACACCAATACTCCCGCAGAGTCCCTGATTCAGTATCCATGTGATTTTCCAATCAAGGTAATGGGTAAAGCAGCCCCCGAGTTTTTACCGGCAGTGATTCATATTGCAAAACAATTCGATCCCAATTTTCAGGAGACAAGCATTGAAGAGCGGCCATCACGTGATGGTAATTACCTCGGCCTAACCATTACAGTGCATGTAACCAGTCGTGAGCAGCTCGATGAAATCTATCGAACACTATCCACCCATCCCTTGGTGAGCGTCGTACTCTAG
- the rfaE2 gene encoding D-glycero-beta-D-manno-heptose 1-phosphate adenylyltransferase — translation MTQPILKPPAFEAKLCAASGDLEAKLESLARPMVFTNGVFDLLHRGHVSYLAQARQLGKSLVVGVNSDASVRMLGKGADRPINGQEDRMALLAALESVDLVVLFSEETPVDLIRRIRPDIYVKGGDYAIESLEETKLVQSWGGKAYAIPFIYERSTTNLLGKIRS, via the coding sequence ATGACGCAGCCAATCCTAAAGCCCCCTGCCTTTGAAGCGAAACTATGTGCTGCTAGTGGGGATTTAGAGGCAAAGTTAGAGTCCTTGGCTCGCCCCATGGTTTTTACGAATGGCGTATTCGATCTTTTGCACCGGGGACATGTCAGTTACTTAGCGCAAGCTCGCCAGCTTGGCAAAAGTTTGGTCGTGGGTGTTAATTCAGATGCATCGGTGCGAATGTTAGGAAAAGGTGCTGATCGCCCGATTAATGGGCAAGAGGATCGTATGGCCCTTTTGGCGGCACTTGAAAGCGTTGATTTGGTAGTGCTGTTTTCAGAGGAGACCCCTGTCGACTTGATTCGTAGGATCCGTCCAGATATTTATGTCAAAGGCGGAGATTATGCAATCGAGTCTTTAGAGGAAACCAAGCTGGTGCAATCATGGGGTGGAAAAGCATACGCGATCCCCTTTATTTATGAGCGCTCCACTACGAACCTACTTGGCAAGATTCGTTCTTAG
- a CDS encoding type III pantothenate kinase: MSSFLLIDIGNSRLKWASVNSKRNPVERDKKLWDHSGAIDTKLLGSKEHRDELAHYILNTIPTPSAIGLCCVATESAVQQLNELLQPWQHCPQFRLLGNSSYPSLRTQYQNTHTLGADRWAALIAARELSNDNTLVISAGTATTIDFLGGNGMHYGGWILPGLGLMRQSLLQHTAGLNVASLDQGSAGIGLDTASAIDEGSRLVHLGAVTQAMNFAKQRHQAITRVWIDGGHAATLFDGLIHNQIPAEKMPSLVLRGLWAWLNTQVARN; encoded by the coding sequence ATGAGCTCATTCTTACTGATTGATATTGGTAACTCGCGCTTAAAGTGGGCAAGTGTGAATAGCAAACGCAATCCCGTCGAGCGCGATAAAAAATTATGGGATCATTCCGGTGCCATTGATACCAAGTTACTAGGCTCAAAAGAGCACCGTGATGAGCTGGCTCACTACATTCTCAATACCATCCCAACCCCAAGTGCGATTGGACTTTGCTGTGTGGCGACAGAATCTGCAGTCCAACAGCTCAATGAGCTACTTCAGCCCTGGCAACACTGTCCCCAGTTTCGTCTGCTCGGAAACTCATCATATCCATCTCTGCGCACGCAATACCAAAACACCCACACCCTGGGTGCCGATCGCTGGGCCGCATTAATTGCTGCACGAGAGCTATCGAATGACAACACCTTAGTGATTAGTGCCGGTACCGCAACAACCATTGATTTTTTGGGTGGCAATGGAATGCACTATGGTGGTTGGATCCTGCCGGGGTTGGGACTCATGCGCCAAAGCCTATTGCAACATACCGCCGGTCTTAATGTAGCGAGCCTTGATCAAGGATCGGCTGGCATAGGATTGGATACTGCGAGTGCGATTGATGAAGGATCGCGGCTAGTCCATCTGGGGGCGGTCACGCAGGCAATGAATTTTGCTAAACAGCGGCATCAAGCCATTACCCGTGTATGGATCGATGGAGGTCATGCCGCTACCTTATTTGATGGGCTGATTCACAATCAAATTCCCGCAGAAAAAATGCCGAGTTTGGTACTCCGAGGGCTTTGGGCTTGGCTCAATACCCAAGTCGCAAGAAACTAA
- a CDS encoding NAD(P)/FAD-dependent oxidoreductase — MNTASHSMPQKKVAIVGAGISGLGCAYALQKNAGVHVTLFEEASHIGGHSNTVDIEVPGRNGAIKCAVDTGFLVFNRKTYPRLTRLFEELQVPIALSEMTFSVSIDHSLEWSGDNLNTLFGQRKNLLRPAFWRMVADILRFNRLATALATKQVSAGHSTDPKQLQSIASFLDEHGFSQSFREWYFLPMIGAIWSCPTQQMLEFPIETMVRFCHNHGLLQVNNRPQWLTVKGGSKEYVARLINAMHPDRFKLIRESVKKVNVPDAQSPDKRIELISSQGIHYFDEVIMACHSDESLKLLHGIDEFDRSLLAAIPYQANRAVLHRDASLLPQTKRCWAAWNYKTTYTKNQIQSVSVDYLINKLQPLPAALHEEPIIVSLNPLIDPKPELVFKEISYSHPIFDAKAISAQKNLSLIQGKAGIWFCGAWTGYGFHEDGLRSGELVAADLVASLHAPLKRPPLQSAN; from the coding sequence GTGAATACTGCTTCCCATTCCATGCCCCAAAAGAAAGTTGCGATTGTTGGCGCCGGCATCTCCGGCTTAGGCTGCGCATATGCATTACAAAAAAATGCGGGGGTTCATGTCACGCTATTTGAGGAAGCTTCGCATATTGGCGGACACAGCAACACCGTTGATATTGAGGTTCCGGGTCGCAATGGTGCAATCAAGTGCGCCGTGGATACTGGGTTTCTAGTCTTTAACCGAAAAACCTATCCGCGCCTAACGCGTTTATTTGAGGAACTGCAGGTTCCAATTGCCTTATCGGAAATGACCTTCTCGGTTTCCATTGATCACTCTCTAGAATGGTCGGGCGATAATCTCAATACTTTATTTGGGCAACGAAAGAATCTACTTCGCCCAGCATTTTGGAGAATGGTTGCCGATATCCTACGTTTTAATCGCTTGGCAACGGCACTAGCAACGAAACAAGTAAGCGCCGGGCATAGCACCGATCCAAAGCAGTTGCAATCGATCGCGTCGTTTCTGGATGAACATGGATTTAGTCAATCGTTTAGGGAGTGGTACTTTTTGCCAATGATTGGTGCGATCTGGTCATGCCCCACCCAACAGATGCTCGAGTTTCCGATCGAAACCATGGTGCGGTTTTGTCATAACCATGGACTCTTGCAGGTCAACAATCGTCCACAATGGCTAACCGTGAAGGGTGGATCGAAAGAGTATGTGGCAAGACTAATCAACGCGATGCATCCGGATCGATTTAAGTTAATTCGTGAGTCGGTCAAAAAAGTGAATGTGCCAGATGCACAAAGCCCAGATAAGCGTATTGAATTAATTAGCTCCCAAGGGATTCATTATTTTGACGAAGTCATCATGGCTTGCCACAGCGATGAAAGCCTAAAACTACTCCATGGGATTGATGAATTTGATCGCTCTCTCTTAGCTGCCATCCCCTATCAAGCAAATCGTGCGGTGTTACACCGTGATGCCAGCCTTTTACCTCAGACCAAGCGCTGCTGGGCAGCCTGGAACTATAAAACCACTTACACCAAAAATCAGATTCAATCGGTCAGTGTGGACTATCTCATCAATAAGCTACAACCCCTACCAGCTGCTTTGCATGAAGAACCGATTATTGTGAGCCTTAACCCCCTGATTGACCCAAAACCTGAATTGGTCTTTAAGGAGATTTCCTATTCACATCCCATTTTTGATGCCAAAGCGATTTCGGCACAGAAGAATCTTTCATTAATTCAAGGTAAGGCAGGAATTTGGTTCTGTGGCGCGTGGA
- a CDS encoding alpha/beta hydrolase: MNSRTQTITIPGPVGQIQLSIDLPESLKQNPHTELRGLALIAHPHPLLGGTMDNKVVQTLARTFNQLDYVCVRPNFRGVGLSEGVHDEGRGELDDLICISDWMRTPGAWTQSLPNANEQLWITQVNQLPLVLAGFSFGSYVGTHLVQKLAELGRPVERFVMVGSAAGKWELAERVPADTIVIHGENDETIPLSAVFDWTRPQELTVHVVPGADHFFHRKLHCIRNIILSNWLGFPRTSS, translated from the coding sequence ATGAACAGTCGGACCCAAACCATTACGATTCCTGGCCCAGTCGGCCAAATTCAGCTCTCGATTGATTTGCCAGAGAGCCTCAAACAAAATCCCCATACTGAGTTGCGAGGATTGGCCTTGATTGCCCACCCCCATCCCTTACTCGGCGGCACCATGGATAACAAGGTGGTGCAGACCTTAGCAAGAACGTTTAATCAGTTGGATTATGTATGCGTGAGACCCAATTTTCGGGGGGTTGGTTTATCGGAAGGCGTGCATGATGAGGGGCGTGGCGAGCTCGACGATCTAATTTGCATTAGTGATTGGATGCGTACCCCAGGAGCTTGGACGCAAAGTCTACCAAATGCCAATGAGCAGCTTTGGATTACCCAAGTCAATCAATTGCCGTTGGTGCTAGCAGGCTTCTCATTTGGTAGTTATGTGGGCACCCATTTGGTTCAAAAACTAGCTGAGCTTGGACGACCGGTAGAGCGCTTTGTCATGGTGGGTAGCGCAGCAGGCAAGTGGGAGTTGGCCGAACGTGTTCCCGCTGATACGATTGTGATTCATGGGGAAAATGATGAGACCATTCCGTTGAGTGCGGTATTTGATTGGACTCGTCCTCAAGAATTAACTGTGCATGTGGTACCAGGAGCTGATCATTTTTTTCATCGCAAGTTGCACTGCATACGCAATATTATTTTGTCTAACTGGTTGGGCTTTCCGAGAACATCATCATGA
- a CDS encoding (2Fe-2S) ferredoxin domain-containing protein — translation MSYQYHLFFCLNERSNGDDCCARHNAQALFDFTKKRVKELGLNGAGKVRVNKAGCLDHCANGPVMVVYPQGVWYSMIDTEDVEEIIDSHLMQGKPVERLMI, via the coding sequence ATGAGCTATCAATACCACCTATTCTTTTGTTTAAACGAGCGCAGTAATGGCGATGATTGCTGTGCTCGGCACAATGCCCAAGCCTTATTTGATTTCACTAAAAAACGGGTTAAGGAATTAGGACTCAACGGCGCAGGCAAGGTGCGTGTAAATAAAGCAGGTTGTTTAGATCATTGTGCCAATGGCCCAGTCATGGTGGTTTATCCCCAGGGTGTGTGGTACTCCATGATCGATACTGAAGATGTGGAAGAAATTATCGACTCTCATTTGATGCAAGGTAAACCTGTCGAACGTTTAATGATTTAA
- a CDS encoding glutathione peroxidase, translating to MKWLIMISLFGATTMLSPNDAQANPSVNKCSPALSHTFPRLQDEIPQSLCQYQGKVIMVVNTASFCGFTSQYESLEKIYARYKDRGFVILGFPSNDFGQQEPGSNKEIAEFCKNTYDVKFPMFAKSSVSGREANPLFKMLIVKTGTTPKWNFYKYLIDRDGNIVDSFNSLTKPDSKSITSEIEKLLKSKAS from the coding sequence ATGAAATGGTTAATCATGATTTCCCTATTTGGTGCAACGACCATGCTAAGTCCAAATGATGCCCAGGCCAACCCATCGGTAAATAAGTGCAGTCCCGCACTGTCACATACCTTTCCAAGGCTTCAGGATGAAATCCCACAAAGTCTTTGCCAATACCAAGGTAAGGTCATCATGGTCGTGAATACAGCCAGCTTTTGTGGTTTTACCAGTCAGTATGAGTCACTCGAGAAAATCTATGCCCGTTATAAAGATCGTGGCTTTGTGATTCTGGGCTTTCCATCGAATGATTTTGGGCAACAGGAGCCCGGATCGAATAAAGAAATCGCGGAGTTTTGCAAAAATACCTACGATGTAAAATTCCCAATGTTTGCTAAAAGCTCCGTTAGTGGCAGAGAAGCGAATCCTCTATTTAAGATGTTGATTGTCAAAACGGGGACCACTCCAAAGTGGAATTTTTACAAATACCTGATTGATCGTGACGGCAATATTGTTGATTCCTTTAATAGCCTAACGAAACCCGATAGCAAATCGATTACCTCTGAAATTGAAAAACTACTAAAGTCAAAAGCCTCGTGA
- the lipB gene encoding lipoyl(octanoyl) transferase LipB: MQASPVQIRFLGLVGYQEAFEAMQRFTQERSATTIDEVWVLQHPPVFTLGLAGEPSNLHTPIDSIPLIAVDRGGEITYHGPGQIVIYLLLDLKRKKLFVKELVSRIEEALIQTLIDYKVITERKSGAPGIYLSEQPQVSPSLWGAKIAALGLKITKQCSYHGLALNIDMDLSPFEAIHPCGYEGLKTIDLKSLGISENIDTVAGNLLNHLQQQLQLEPV; encoded by the coding sequence ATGCAGGCTAGCCCAGTACAAATTCGATTCTTGGGCTTGGTGGGATACCAAGAAGCTTTTGAAGCCATGCAACGGTTTACACAAGAACGCTCTGCGACGACGATTGATGAAGTGTGGGTCTTGCAACATCCTCCGGTCTTTACCTTGGGATTGGCTGGAGAGCCAAGTAATTTACATACTCCGATTGATTCTATTCCTCTTATTGCAGTTGATCGTGGCGGTGAGATTACCTATCACGGGCCAGGCCAAATCGTGATTTATTTATTACTTGATCTTAAGCGTAAGAAGCTCTTTGTCAAAGAGCTGGTTTCGCGCATTGAGGAAGCGCTTATCCAGACCCTCATTGATTACAAGGTAATCACTGAGCGTAAATCCGGTGCTCCTGGCATTTATCTTAGTGAGCAGCCTCAGGTATCACCGTCCCTTTGGGGTGCCAAGATTGCAGCCTTGGGGCTTAAAATTACCAAACAATGCAGTTACCACGGTTTAGCACTGAATATTGATATGGACTTATCACCCTTTGAGGCAATCCACCCTTGTGGCTATGAGGGCTTAAAAACGATTGACCTCAAGTCGCTTGGAATCAGCGAGAATATCGATACCGTTGCAGGAAATTTACTGAATCACCTACAACAGCAGTTGCAATTGGAACCTGTTTGA
- a CDS encoding biotin--[acetyl-CoA-carboxylase] ligase, protein MNWNCILERVAETESTNDDLMARWRTGALIDPISRLAKHQTKGKGRSGRHWFAEPNSSLSFSLAYPFDQTQQSLHGLSLVCGLAVIQGISKSLGLDEMSLRQHGLSLKWPNDLLIKERKLGGILIEGGKLAGSNPNERIWVIIGIGMNLSHSKSLEDAAQLPISALSELNHKHMPMEADLVWLAILNALGDYLELFAKKGFVPFRSQWDFWDAYRDQPVSISESGVVKQTGIAHGINEEGALLLQVPGNSELMAIYAGDVSLRKHL, encoded by the coding sequence ATGAACTGGAATTGCATTCTTGAGCGCGTAGCCGAAACTGAATCAACCAACGACGATCTCATGGCGCGTTGGCGCACTGGGGCGCTTATCGACCCCATCTCCCGTTTGGCCAAACACCAAACCAAGGGTAAAGGGCGATCTGGGCGACATTGGTTTGCAGAGCCAAATTCTTCTTTATCGTTCTCGCTCGCTTATCCCTTTGATCAAACACAACAATCCCTGCATGGGCTAAGTCTTGTTTGCGGACTCGCGGTGATCCAGGGGATCTCCAAGAGTCTTGGGCTTGATGAAATGAGTCTGCGTCAACACGGTCTTTCACTAAAGTGGCCCAATGACCTTTTGATCAAGGAACGCAAATTAGGTGGGATTCTGATTGAGGGGGGGAAACTTGCGGGCTCCAATCCAAATGAACGAATTTGGGTGATTATTGGGATCGGTATGAACTTAAGCCATTCCAAATCCTTAGAAGACGCCGCGCAACTGCCCATTAGCGCTCTCTCAGAACTCAATCACAAGCACATGCCGATGGAGGCTGATTTAGTTTGGCTCGCCATTCTCAACGCTCTAGGCGACTATCTTGAACTCTTTGCCAAAAAAGGATTTGTGCCTTTTCGTTCGCAATGGGATTTTTGGGATGCCTATCGCGATCAACCAGTGAGCATTTCGGAGTCAGGCGTAGTTAAGCAAACAGGCATTGCCCATGGCATTAATGAAGAGGGCGCACTTTTACTGCAAGTGCCTGGTAATAGCGAATTAATGGCGATCTATGCCGGAGATGTCTCTTTAAGAAAGCATCTATGA
- a CDS encoding VanZ family protein, with product MSGKAKKDLTQERTDTPRVPQRIHWPLQAMPLARAIAIIYVLLIGYGCLNPFNVDWKFGLDPFAWWSGPLPKYITLFDVTINVLGYIPLGFILVFALYPRWQGFRAIAIALVFSALLSGAIESAQSWLPTRVPTQIDWIANLMGALIGALLAQPLGPHWLSGTALRKRFDYWFGTRWLSVALFILFPFAQIYPQSAWLGMGFLGLGINPIASWGLDGMHHTIYEALVTGLSWFGVCLFFSLALRNNIPKLPILAGLLAITITIKSLFTSLQFGSEFGFVWLSAGAIWGMVLSSLLASIFIRFSTSIRLIACISALVALMILVNYFPDNPYFTISLPRWNHSRLAHLNDLMQWLSWLWLPVAFIWLIHFARRANQ from the coding sequence ATGTCAGGCAAAGCCAAAAAAGACCTTACTCAAGAACGCACTGATACGCCAAGAGTGCCTCAGCGTATTCATTGGCCTTTGCAGGCAATGCCGCTGGCTCGGGCAATCGCAATCATTTATGTCTTGCTCATTGGCTATGGATGTTTAAACCCTTTTAATGTGGATTGGAAGTTTGGTTTAGATCCATTTGCGTGGTGGTCGGGCCCCCTGCCTAAATACATTACCTTATTTGATGTGACGATCAATGTCTTGGGATACATTCCCTTGGGCTTTATTTTGGTGTTCGCTCTTTATCCTCGCTGGCAAGGATTTCGAGCAATTGCCATTGCCTTAGTATTTAGCGCCCTTCTATCAGGCGCGATCGAGAGTGCACAAAGTTGGTTGCCCACCCGAGTACCGACACAAATTGATTGGATCGCTAATTTAATGGGTGCCTTAATTGGGGCACTGTTGGCTCAACCCTTAGGGCCACACTGGTTATCTGGAACAGCACTGCGTAAGCGCTTTGATTACTGGTTTGGCACACGTTGGTTAAGTGTTGCTCTATTTATTTTGTTCCCGTTCGCACAAATTTATCCCCAAAGCGCATGGTTGGGAATGGGCTTTTTGGGTCTTGGCATCAATCCGATTGCAAGCTGGGGATTGGATGGAATGCACCACACGATTTATGAGGCTTTAGTAACAGGCCTTAGTTGGTTTGGCGTTTGCCTATTCTTCTCTTTGGCACTACGTAACAATATTCCTAAACTACCAATACTTGCAGGATTATTAGCGATCACGATCACGATCAAATCCTTATTTACATCCTTACAGTTTGGGTCGGAGTTTGGCTTTGTGTGGTTAAGTGCAGGTGCAATTTGGGGGATGGTGCTCAGCAGTCTCCTAGCTAGCATTTTTATACGCTTTTCAACCAGCATTCGGCTCATTGCCTGTATCAGCGCTTTAGTTGCTCTTATGATTTTGGTGAACTATTTTCCAGATAATCCCTACTTCACTATTAGCCTGCCTCGATGGAATCACAGCCGTTTAGCCCACCTCAATGATTTAATGCAATGGCTGTCTTGGCTGTGGCTGCCAGTGGCATTCATTTGGCTGATTCATTTCGCCCGACGGGCAAATCAGTGA